Proteins from one Heptranchias perlo isolate sHepPer1 chromosome 42, sHepPer1.hap1, whole genome shotgun sequence genomic window:
- the LOC137306159 gene encoding alpha-tectorin-like, which produces MAARPPGEHRPFSPPRESRSGNVRQGEVSPSLRCELHISKALFLGESAKRAIANRAPVLHLALTSMETKRSRYEMIASVYYLVLLHHSSTFGSGNIDVLCDQFYPFGNGSGDATTPKVDDGGSPEISISTSFPFFETLHTSIYVNNNGVISFETSVSQYTPDPFPLSDGRVFITPFWADVDNRLGGEIYYRETRDEILLQRATADINRYIPGLNFNAQWVFVATWDRVAFYGSQSTKVNSFQVVLITDGLQSFIILNYGDIQWTTGTASNGNPETGLGGTAAQAGFNSGISTHYFSIPGSQTPEIIDIESTSNVQDPGRWVFRTDIFSVVGGCIYNGKFIRLDDTFWTDNTCETKCKCNSENSLECRSERCSPYEICLSSSSFYSCQSASVETCTIFGDPHFHTFDGHLFHFQGTCTYVLSQLCRDVGGLPFYRIEAKNENRGNAAGSWTRLIRLIVYGTEITMLKGSTDQVMVNGIRTVIPVFIGGGQIRVSSRGFTVTASTDFGLALSFDGSHYAMISLPNSYQNATCGLCGNLNGDQSDEFQMPNGTFATSEVAFGKSWKVSDNDTLCEDECGNQCRVCTEEQKVLYGAEDYCGLMSKQDGPFSFCNTVLQPQAFIQSCVYDLCANEGQMASLCQSLGAYSARCRVAQVPTVLWRRSGLCEISCPAHSHYDPCGSACPASCADTTAPLYCDQPCTESCRCHDGYILSGGICVALGQCGCSFQGHYYSKGDTVILTDTCSRKCTCWNATLGVTCEDFGCSVHEDCRLVEGVRGCYWKERGTCWAAGDPHYYTFDGKAFDFQGTCKYTFSKYCGPAGDLTAFSVELENENRGSAAVSWTRVVQVEVYGHQIQVSRGETGKVQVNGVSFNLPVTLESGKINLYHSGSAAMLQTDFGFSVSYDWNHYAVVTVPRTYSGFLCGLCGNFNGDAADEFVSPNGTTLGAASVFGNSWKSATSGASCADDTVPTGRMCSEEERSLYVSQSYCGILRNASGPFGQCHSALNPTIYSDNCAFDLCALAGNHESLCQAIESYVSECQRRGIAIGEWRNATHCGVQCPANSHFEACGDSCHQDCVTLTSSCDLKCSEGCFCNHGYLRSGDSCVPSQQCGCSYNGVYLKTGETMLTANCGTRCQCYRRDDLRCVPSACGVNEECTTRRGRHGCYSSFSSCTVTGGLHLFTFDDAVAHFQGTCEYDIAKVCSNSSAPWFRVTAESRHQVNNLVSFVWPVHVYNPDVHIVIEKGGGVLVSFAPIEPFMDGS; this is translated from the exons ATGGCCGCTCGGCCTCCTGGGGAGCATCGCCCGTTCTCCCCGCCCAGAGAATCACGGAGCGGTAACGTCAGACAGGGGGAAGTGTCGCCTTCCCTTCGATGTGAACTCCACATCTCCAAGGCATTATTCTTGGGCGAgagcgcaaaacgggcgatagcgaatcgggcgCCTGTTTTGCACCTcgcactgacttcaatggaaacaaaaCGTTCACGATATGAAATGATTGCATCCGTTTACTATCTTGTCCTTCTTCACCACAGTTCTACTTTCGGAAGCGGCAACATTGACGTATTGT GCGACCAGTTCTATCCATTCGGTAACGGAAGTGGAGATGCAACGACTCCGAAGGTGGATGATGGCGGATCCCCGGAAATTTCCATTTCAACGAGTTTCCCTTTCTTCGAAACGTTGCACACTTCCATATAC GTTAACAACAACGGTGTCATCTCATTCGAAACATCCGTGTCGCAGTACACACCCGACCCGTTTCCTCTCTCTGACGGCCGCGTCTTCATCACTCCATTTTGGGCTGATGTGGACAACAGACTTGGAGGAGAAATTTACTACCGAGAAACCAGAGATGAGATATTACTGCAAAGGGCCACGGCCGATATCAATAGATACATCCCTGGGCTCAATTTCAATGCCCAGTGGGTATTTGTGGCCACTTGGGATCGAGTTGCATTCTATGGATCTCAATCAACAAAA GTGAACAGCTTCCAGGTGGTGCTCATCACCGATGGACTCCAATCGTTTATTATACTGAACTACGGAGACATTCAATGGACAACCGGGACGGCGAGTAATGGCAACCCTGAGACCGGACTCGGCGGAACAGCAgcacag GCTGGTTTTAACAGCGGGATTTCCACTCATTATTTTAGCATTCCCGGATCGCAAACACCAGAGATAATCGACATTGAGTCGACAAGCAATGTGCAGGATCCGGGCCGCTGGGTCTTTAGAACCGACATATTCAGTGTGGTGGGAGGCTGCATCTATAATG GGAAATTTATTCGACTGGATGACACCTTTTGGACAGACAATACCTGCGAAACAAAATGTAAATGCAATTCGGAAAACTCGCTGGAATGTCGATCTGAACGGTGCTCTCCTTATGAAATCTGCCTCTCCTCTTCCTCGTTTTATTCCTGCCAATCTGCCTCCGTGGAAACCTGCACCATTTTCGGCGACCCTCACTTCCATACCTTTGATGGACATCTGTTCCATTTTCAAGGCACGTGCACCTACGTCCTGTCTCAGTTGTGCCGAGATGTCGGCGGGTTACCGTTTTACCGAATCGAGGCAAAGAACGAAAACCGCGGCAATGCGGCCGGATCCTGGACCAGACTCATTCGGCTGATCGTCTATGGGACTGAAATTACAATGCTCAAAGGGTCCACTGATCAGGTCATG GTGAACGGGATTCGAACCGTTATTCCAGTGTTCATCGGGGGCGGTCAAATCCGCGTCTCTTCCCGCGGGTTTACAGTCACAGCTAGTACAGATTTCGGTCTGGCTCTGAGTTTTGACGGGTCCCATTATGCTATGATCTCCCTCCCTAATAGTTACCAGAATGCTACTTGCGGACTGTGTGGAAACCTGAACGGCGACCAATCGGATGAGTTTCAAATGCCCAATGGAACCTTCGCCACGTCGGAAGTTGCGTTCGGGAAGAGTTGGAAGGTTTCTGATAACGACACGCTGTGTGAGGATGAGTGCGGCAATCAGTGCCGCGTCTGCACGGAAGAACAAAAGGTGCTGTACGGCGCCGAGGATTACTGCGGCCTCATGAGCAAGCAGGACGGGCCATTCAGTTTCTGCAACACCGTCCTGCAGCCCCAGGCCTTCATCCAGAGCTGCGTCTATGACCTTTGTGCCAATGAGGGCCAAATGGCGAGCCTCTGCCAGAGCTTGGGCGCCTATTCAGCGAGATGCCGGGTCGCACAGGTGCCCACAGTATTGTGGAGGAGGTCAGGACTGTGTG AAATCTCTTGCCCGGCGCACAGTCACTATGATCCCTGCGGCTCCGCGTGTCCTGCCAGTTGCGCCGATACAACGGCGCCTTTGTATTGTGACCAGCCTTGTACCGAGAGCTGTCGGTGCCATGATGGCTACATCCTGAGTGGCGGAATCTGTGTGGCTCTCGGTCAGTGCGGCTGCTCCTTCCAGGGTCATTATTACAGCAAAGGCGATACCGTCATCCTAACAGATACCTGCAGTAGAAAATGTACCTGTTGGAACGCGACCCTTGGTGTGACCTGTGAAGATTTCGGGTGCAGTGTACACGAGGACTGCCGCCTTGTGGAAGGAGTGCGTGGCTGCTACTGGAAAGAGCGCGGCACCTGCTGGGCTGCCGGTGACCCTCACTATTACACTTTTGATGGAAAGGCATTTGATTTCCAAGGGACTTGCAAATATACCTTCAGTAAGTACTGCGGACCAGCCGGAGACCTCACAGCGTTCAGCGTTGAGCTGGAGAATGAGAACCGCGGCTCCGCGGCGGTGTCCTGGACACGTGTGGTTCAAGTCGAGGTGTATGGACATCAGATCCAGGTGTCTCGGGGTGAAACTGGCAAAGTTCAG GTAAATGGCGTGTCCTTTAATTTACCAGTAACATTAGAGTCTGGTAAAATTAACCTTTACCACAGCGGATCGGCGGCTATGCTGCAAACGGATTTTGGCTTCAGTGTCTCCTATGACTGGAACCATTATGCGGTAGTGACGGTTCCAAGGACCTATTCCGGATTTCTCTGCGGACTATGCGGAAACTTCAATGGAGATGCGGCTGACGAATTCGTGTCTCCCAATGGCACAACGTTAGGTGCGGCTTCAGTGTTTGGGAACAGCTGGAAAAGCGCAACCTCTGGAGCCTCGTGCGCGGACGACACTGTCCCAACGGGCCGGATGTGCTCAGAAGAAGAGCGCAGTCTCTACGTTTCGCAAAGTTACTGCGGCATTCTGAGAAACGCCAGTGGGCCTTTCGGCCAATGTCATTCGGCGCTGAACCCAACAATTTACTCGGACAACTGTGCATTCGATTTGTGTGCGTTAGCGGGAAACCACGAGTCGCTCTGTCAGGCGATTGAATCTTATGTTTCCGAGTGTCAGAGAAGAGGCATCGCAATCGGAGAGTGGAGAAACGCAACACACTGCG GTGTCCAATGTCCGGCAAACAGTCATTTCGAGGCGTGCGGTGATTCGTGTCACCAGGATTGTGTCACTCTCACTTCGTCGTGTGATCTGAAGTGTTCTGAAGGATGTTTCTGTAACCATGGTTACCTGAGGAGCGGCGACAGCTGCGTCCCTTCCCAACAGTGCGGATGTTCATATAACGGTGTGTACTTGAAG ACTGGGGAGACGATGTTGACAGCGAACTGCGGAACTCGATGCCAGTGTTATCGGAGAGATGATCTCAGGTGTGTTCCTTCAGCTTGCGGTGTAAATGAGGAATGTACCACGAGGAGGGGGAGACACGGCTGCTACAGCTCCTTCTCCAGCTGTACCGTGACCGGCGGCCTGCACCTTTTCACCTTCGATGACGCAGTGGCTCATTTCCAAGGGACCTGTGAATATGACATCGCCAAAGTCTGTAGCAATTCCTCGGCGCCATGGTTCCGAGTGACTGCCGAGAGCCGACACCAAGTCAACAATCTCGTGTCGTTTGTGTGGCCAGTGCATGTCTACAATCCAGATGTTCACATCGTCATAGAGAAGGGCGGAGGTGTTCTCGTGAGTTTTGCTCCGATTGAACCATTTATGGACGGTAGCTAA